In a single window of the Desulfocurvus vexinensis DSM 17965 genome:
- a CDS encoding type III secretion system chaperone, whose product MDIAKNAQAILDYVNTAVGGQGLAFDANGVAAMTVDGDIACLFCLVEPDHELVVTLYLGRVHETDAPLLHEMLCGNYMGAYTGGGTLGIDAQENLVALHQHFPLPVDEPAWIEEPLAALVGAARYWRAKVKAASSGPAAPAPNAPAPGMIRI is encoded by the coding sequence GACTACGTCAACACCGCCGTGGGCGGCCAGGGCCTGGCCTTCGACGCCAACGGCGTGGCCGCCATGACCGTGGACGGCGACATCGCCTGCCTGTTCTGCCTGGTGGAGCCCGACCACGAGCTGGTGGTCACCCTCTACCTGGGCCGGGTGCACGAGACCGACGCGCCCCTGCTGCACGAGATGCTGTGCGGCAACTACATGGGCGCCTACACCGGCGGCGGGACCCTGGGCATCGACGCCCAGGAGAACCTGGTGGCCCTGCACCAGCACTTCCCCCTGCCCGTGGACGAACCCGCCTGGATCGAGGAGCCCCTGGCCGCCCTGGTGGGCGCGGCGCGCTACTGGCGGGCCAAGGTCAAGGCCGCCTCCAGCGGCCCGGCGGCCCCGGCCCCGAACGCACCCGCCCCGGGCATGATCCGCATCTGA